One segment of Pseudophryne corroboree isolate aPseCor3 chromosome 10, aPseCor3.hap2, whole genome shotgun sequence DNA contains the following:
- the LOC134966914 gene encoding inducible metalloproteinase inhibitor protein-like — MAPTPVLLLVTFCVSFQLIYAEDTVNPPDPIDSKTQEDCGDNQEYNECGTMCPLTCSNYNDPPMCEAMCKAGCFCKEGFYLDARGICVEKAKCDSCSGNTTYASYGRMCETTCMNVKLHTHIGILCPKESESGCVCKDGYARLNDGSDCVLYKDCP; from the exons GTGTGTCCTTCCAGCTGATATATGCTGAAGATACAGTGAATCCTCCAGATCCTATTGATTCCA AAACACAGGAGGACTGTGGCGACAACCAAGAATATAACGAATGTGGAACAATGTGTCCTCTAACCTGCAGCAATTACAATGATCCTCCTATGTGTGAAGCTATGTGTAAGGCCGGCTGTTTCTGCAAGGAAGGGTTTTACCTGGATGCCAGAGGAATCTGTGTGGAAAAGGCGAAGTGTGATTCCTGCAGTGGGAACACAACGTACGCAAGCTACGGACGCATGTGTGAAACAACCTGCATGAATGTAAAATTGCATACACACATAGGAATACTTTGCCCAAAAGAAAGCGAATCAGGCTGCGTCTGTAAGGACGGGTATGCGCGTCTGAATGATGGATCAGACTGTGTGCTGTACAAGGACTGTCCTTAA